In Halobacteria archaeon AArc-dxtr1, the genomic stretch TGTTAAACGACCTCGAGCGGTTCGGGACAGCGGCGTTCAAGGAAGACGTCAGGGCCAATGCCGCAGAAGAGCCCTTTGTCGATGAACCGGGAACACTCGCCGTGCTCGCGACGTTGAGTGCGATCTGCGTCAAGACACACCCGAAGTTCGAGCACGCGCCGCCGCGAAAGGTGCAGGTCCTCTACGATATTCGCGAACTGTACGTCAACAACCTCGCCTCCCTCCTTCGAGAGTTCGGTGATGGGAGTCTTCAACAGAATATCGCAGAGGTGCTGTACGCGAAAGCCCCCGGAGAGGATGGTCCACACCCCGGCCGTGTTTGTACAGGAATCAAAGAAATGCCCGAGTTCGGTGAGGGGTTGTACCTCGAAATCCCGATGGCTGCGGCGTCGAGGAACTGCCTCGTTCACGCCGACACCGAGACAGGAGAGGCCGGGGAACTGCTCACTCGAGTCAAGAACAACTGTCTCTACGTGCCAGCCGGTGATTTCGATACGAAGTATCGCGAGTACGCCAGACGCGCGTTCAAGAAGCTCCTTCGAGTCCAAGAGGAGAACCTCTCCGAAGACCAGCTCACGTGGCTAACGACAAATGAATCGGCCATCACAGAGCGCATCGACCGCTTCATCGAGACAGGACACCACGAACGAATCTGGCGAGACTGGGACCCCGGTGAGCGAACTATCCGTGTGCTACGGGACGCGATTCGAGACGCTCCAGACGAAGTCACCACACTGGGAGAGTTCCACTCGGCGAAGGAGCTGTTTGAAGCAGTGGAAGCGTACGATCCGGAAGCGAACTGGAAGCGGGACGTATGTAATCGCATCTCGAGTCCTCGAAGTCTTGGGAATCTCCTTGCATCCCAACGCGACCACCGGAGCCTCACTATCCAACGGCACGGAAATACGAACCACTATCGGGTTCAGGAGTCTTCGCGTGGCGTCCAACCCCTCACTGTCGAGTCAATCGAAGACCTGTTTGAACTCCCCTGTATGGCGAACATGGCTGAACGCCTCCATGAGAAGAAACCAGTTCGGAAGGACCTGTATAATTTCGCCAGGATGGTGATGTGGTTGCCACAGTACCAGGATAGTGACCTCGAGACGATTGTTACGGACC encodes the following:
- a CDS encoding primase-associated protein; its protein translation is MSRSTPVKDERAAYRVATLPLEYGTTRINQLFTRGYNRYIVDGENQPVDLLNDLERFGTAAFKEDVRANAAEEPFVDEPGTLAVLATLSAICVKTHPKFEHAPPRKVQVLYDIRELYVNNLASLLREFGDGSLQQNIAEVLYAKAPGEDGPHPGRVCTGIKEMPEFGEGLYLEIPMAAASRNCLVHADTETGEAGELLTRVKNNCLYVPAGDFDTKYREYARRAFKKLLRVQEENLSEDQLTWLTTNESAITERIDRFIETGHHERIWRDWDPGERTIRVLRDAIRDAPDEVTTLGEFHSAKELFEAVEAYDPEANWKRDVCNRISSPRSLGNLLASQRDHRSLTIQRHGNTNHYRVQESSRGVQPLTVESIEDLFELPCMANMAERLHEKKPVRKDLYNFARMVMWLPQYQDSDLETIVTDLKDVFSRWPWYDEQVTDYQIRYEFSNTIDGDTPLPMNCDNDDLQRYCIGQDECPYSIWGSLPFPDKMYDRLDEAGSVGEEF